In the Rhizophagus irregularis chromosome 10, complete sequence genome, one interval contains:
- a CDS encoding uncharacterized protein (BUSCO:EOG092C5UXM): MFKNSKSLLRSKAGKSKGTIIDVPGKSLEPTPITIVQPSNSQESGGSNKSTQSETNPDAIIVNYEGNTIDVVSQAPQDIMMDVSPSILPAKTRSNEKRSINRTADNVINKSSGDGTQRKSSQKFPTSPKIILSFTNDSLVESSSSSSATGMVESQNTRQDSEDAISQHIEESDVTTEDSSVKTRQRKTAITNKKRARSNNDDEQSEDSTVATSSSSKQSKRRKRSSSIASITSSTNTDGSSTKSNSTAGRKRRSKSRKARTTTRRQQSSKSRVKPWEDDPEDENPLDDSIVTMAELCKDLKRGRKSNTYKELEYAKYQKSQQKRRQRAAANNIRDDDQMNVGDGETPIYQPLGDEGNELAQDQNIPGDHQDEQNEQNEQNEQYEIEQNEEFNNDGSENYEEYHENREWEQEGCYDEDGNWIQYENYENEEYQQDYEMEEVEDENTQGENNENDKPTLMKRRVFSSRGSRFVNADGQYTVREEQDSRPRIYENDEGMEVVEEDKFSHIVNSFTYSKKPRKNERWTIDDTELFFKALSRWGTDFEIISRKIFDNRKSRDQVKNKYKRERKINPLRVYKALDTRIPIEPEELEIISRYTEELATIQADNDIQGETIEVNQDDIVNDVEGGSTEENREAFDLI; the protein is encoded by the exons atgtttaaaaattcaaagtcGTTGCTTCGTTCTAAAGCAG gtAAGTCAAAAGGGACAATTATTGATGTTCCCGGGAAATCACTAGAACCAACTCCAATTACAATAGTACAACCTTCAAATTCACAGGAGTCTGGTGGTAGTAATAAATCTACTCAGTCGGAAACAAATCCCGATGCTATTATAGTTAATTATGAAGGCAACACGATTGATGTAGTTAGTCAAGCGCCACAAGATATTATGATGGATGTTTCTCCATCAATATTACCAGCTAAGACGCGCTCTAATGAGAAACGATCCATAAATCGTACTGCTGACAATGTGATCAATAAATCCTCTGGAGATGGAACACAAAGAAAATCTTCACAAAAATTTCCTACAAGTCCGAAAATCATTCTTTCATTTACTAATGACTCACTGGTTGAATCATCCTCCTCTTCAAGTGCTACTGGAATGGTTGAATCACAAAATACTCGACAAGATAGTGAAGACGCAATATCTCAACATATTGAAGAATCTGATGTAACGACTGAAGATTCATCTGTTAAAACAAGACAACGTAAAACAGCTATTACGAATAAGAAACGAGCAAGatcaaataatgatgatgaacaATCTGAAGATTCAACGGTAgcaacatcatcatcatcaaaacAGTCAAAACGTCGTAAACGTTCTAGTTCTATTGCATCCATAACGTCTTCAACTAATACGGATGGCAGTTCCACAAAAAGTAATTCTACAGCTGGTAGAAAACGACGAAGTAAATCACGTAAAGCGCGTACTACTACCCGTAGACAACAATCTAGTAAAAGCCGTGTTAAACCTTGGGAAGATGATCCTGAAGACGAAAATCCACTTGATGATTCTATTGTTACAATGGCCGAATTGTGTAAAGATTTAAAACGGGGTCGTAAATCTAATACTTATAAGGAACTAGAGTATGCTAAGTATCAAAAATCACAACAAAAACGCAGACAACGTGCAGCAGCTAATAATATTAGAGATGATGACCAAATGAATGTTGGTGATGGTGAAACCCCTATTTATCAACCTTTGGGGGATGAAGGTAATGAGTTAGCTCAAGATCAGAATATTCCCGGAGATCATCAAGATGAGCAAAATGAGCAAAATGAGCAAAATGAGCAATATGAAATTGAACAAAATGAAGAGTTTAATAATGATGGAAGCGAAAATTACGAAGAATATCATGAGAATAGAGAATGGGAGCAAGAAGGTTGTTATGATGAAGATGGAAATTGGAttcaatatgaaaattatgaaaacgAAGAGTATCAGCAAGATTATGAAATGGAAGAAGTGGAAGATGAGAATACACAAGGCGAAAATAACGAAAATGATAAGCCAACTCTTATGAAAcg TCGCGTGTTTTCATCACGTGGCAGCAGATTTGTAAACGCGGATGGACAATATACAGTTCGCGAAGAACAAGATTCACGTCCACgtatttatgaaaatgatgaaggAATGGAAGTTGTAGAAGAAGATAAATTTTCTCATATtgtaaattcttttacttATTCTAAAAAGccaagaaaaaatgaaagatgGACAATTGATGATACTGAATTGTTTTTCAAG gCATTGTCACGATGGGGAACCGATTTTGAGATAATATctagaaaaatatttgataatagaAAATCTCGTGAtcaagttaaaaataaatataaaagagaaCGTAAAATTAATCCATTGCGTGTTTATAAGGCATTGGATACGCGCATTCCCATAG aaCCTGAAGAATTGGAAATCATTTCACGATATACCGAAGAACTAGCAACTATACAAGCAGATAATGATATTCAAGGTGAAACTATAGAAGTAAATCAAGACGATATAGTAAATGATGTAGAAGGTGGTTCAACTGAAGAAAACCGTGAAGCATTTGatctgatataa